A window of Pseudomonas monteilii contains these coding sequences:
- a CDS encoding spermidine/putrescine ABC transporter substrate-binding protein: MRKQLKLTALTLGLLAAAQASATDLTVVSFGGANKAAQVKAFYEPWEKAGKGKIVAGEYNGEMAKVKAMVDTNSVSWNLVEVESPELARGCDEGLFEELDPALFGNESDYVKGAIQPCGVGFFVWSTVLAYNADKLKSAPTSWADFWDTEKFPGKRGLRKGAKYTLEFALMADGVAPKDVYSVLGTKEGQDRAFKKLDQLKANIQWWEAGAQPPQYLASGDVVMSSAYNGRIAAVQKDSNLKVVWNGGIYDFDAWAIPKGAKNQEQAKQFIAYSVQPEQQKIYSENIAYGPANTKAVSLLSDAIKQDMPTTPQNIANQVQIDVAFWADNSEALEQRFNAWAAKK, from the coding sequence ATGCGCAAACAGCTGAAACTGACCGCTCTGACCCTGGGCCTGCTGGCCGCCGCCCAGGCCTCGGCGACCGACCTGACGGTGGTGTCGTTCGGGGGCGCGAACAAGGCCGCCCAGGTCAAGGCGTTCTACGAGCCGTGGGAAAAGGCCGGCAAGGGCAAGATCGTCGCGGGCGAATACAACGGCGAGATGGCCAAGGTCAAAGCCATGGTCGACACCAACAGCGTGTCGTGGAACCTGGTCGAGGTCGAGTCGCCAGAGCTGGCGCGCGGCTGTGACGAAGGCCTGTTCGAAGAGCTCGACCCCGCGCTGTTCGGCAACGAGAGCGACTACGTCAAAGGCGCCATCCAGCCTTGCGGCGTCGGCTTCTTCGTCTGGTCGACGGTACTGGCCTACAACGCCGACAAGCTCAAGAGCGCGCCGACCAGCTGGGCGGATTTCTGGGACACCGAGAAATTCCCCGGCAAGCGCGGCCTGCGCAAGGGCGCCAAGTACACCCTGGAGTTCGCGCTGATGGCCGACGGCGTGGCGCCGAAGGATGTCTACAGCGTGCTCGGCACCAAGGAAGGCCAGGACCGGGCCTTCAAGAAGCTCGACCAGCTCAAGGCCAACATCCAGTGGTGGGAAGCGGGCGCCCAGCCGCCGCAGTACCTGGCCTCGGGCGACGTGGTGATGAGCTCGGCCTACAACGGGCGCATCGCTGCGGTGCAGAAGGACAGCAACCTCAAGGTGGTGTGGAACGGCGGCATCTACGACTTCGATGCCTGGGCCATTCCCAAAGGTGCCAAGAACCAGGAGCAGGCCAAGCAGTTCATCGCCTACTCGGTCCAGCCCGAGCAGCAGAAGATCTACTCCGAGAACATCGCCTACGGGCCGGCCAATACCAAGGCCGTGAGCCTGCTCTCCGACGCGATCAAGCAGGACATGCCGACCACGCCGCAGAACATCGCCAACCAGGTGCAGATCGACGTGGCCTTCTGGGCCGACAACAGCGAGGCCCTGGAGCAACGCTTCAATGCCTGGGCGGCGAAGAAGTAA
- a CDS encoding polyamine ABC transporter permease: MTHPYLSPLERAWFYGLRILCGLILLFLVLPVLVIVPLSFNSGSFLVYPLQGFSLQWYQDFFASAEWMRALKNSVIVAPAATVLAMVFGTLAAIGLTRGDFPGKSLVMALVISPMVVPVVIIGVASYLFFAPLGLGNSFLSLILVHAVLGVPFVIITVSATLQGFNYNLVRAAASLGASPLLAFRRVTLPLIAPGVISGALFAFATSFDEVVVTLFLAGPEQATLPRQMFSGIRENLSPTIAAAATLLIAFSVVLLLTLEWLRGRSEKLRTQQPA, encoded by the coding sequence ATGACCCATCCTTACCTGTCGCCTCTCGAGCGGGCCTGGTTCTACGGCCTGCGTATCCTGTGCGGCCTGATCCTGCTGTTCCTGGTCCTGCCCGTGCTGGTCATCGTGCCGCTGTCGTTCAACAGCGGCAGCTTCCTGGTGTACCCGCTGCAGGGCTTCTCTTTGCAGTGGTATCAGGACTTCTTCGCCTCCGCCGAATGGATGCGGGCCTTGAAGAACAGCGTCATCGTGGCGCCGGCGGCCACCGTGCTGGCCATGGTGTTCGGCACCCTGGCGGCGATCGGCCTGACCCGCGGCGACTTCCCCGGCAAGTCGCTGGTGATGGCGCTGGTGATCTCGCCGATGGTGGTGCCCGTGGTGATCATCGGTGTGGCCAGCTACCTGTTCTTCGCACCGCTGGGCCTGGGCAACAGCTTCCTGTCGCTGATCCTGGTGCACGCGGTGCTGGGCGTGCCGTTCGTGATCATCACCGTGTCGGCGACCTTGCAGGGTTTCAACTACAACCTGGTGCGCGCGGCGGCCAGCCTGGGCGCATCGCCTCTGCTGGCGTTCCGTCGGGTGACCCTGCCGCTGATCGCGCCGGGCGTGATCTCCGGCGCCCTGTTCGCCTTCGCCACCTCCTTCGACGAAGTGGTGGTGACGCTGTTTCTCGCCGGGCCTGAGCAGGCCACCTTGCCACGGCAGATGTTCAGCGGCATCCGCGAGAACCTCAGCCCGACCATCGCGGCGGCGGCGACCTTGCTGATCGCCTTCTCCGTGGTCCTGCTGCTGACGCTGGAGTGGCTGCGCGGACGCAGCGAGAAGCTGCGCACCCAGCAGCCGGCCTGA
- a CDS encoding phosphoglycolate phosphatase — translation MSGFEQLFPGTLPKLVMFDLDGTLIDSVPDLAAAVDRMLVALGRPPAGLEAVRQWVGNGAEVLVRRALAGSLEHAQVNDADAAHGLELFMQAYDEPHTLTTLYPGVVDTLRWLNRQGVEMALITNKPERFVGPLLDQMKLGRYFRWIIGGDTLPQKKPDPAALLRVMQMAGAQPGESLFVGDSRSDVLAAKAAGVPCAALSYGYNHGRPIEEESPDLVIDDLRALVPGCVVTDSGITLTPLHASQDKDPDVMVNGTLWMKVIKALARWRWRA, via the coding sequence ATGAGCGGCTTCGAGCAGCTGTTTCCCGGGACGCTGCCGAAGCTTGTGATGTTCGACCTGGACGGCACCCTGATCGATTCGGTGCCGGACCTGGCGGCCGCGGTCGACCGCATGCTGGTCGCGCTGGGCCGCCCGCCTGCCGGGCTCGAGGCCGTGCGTCAGTGGGTCGGCAACGGCGCCGAGGTGCTGGTGCGCCGTGCCCTGGCCGGCAGCCTGGAGCATGCCCAGGTGAACGACGCCGACGCCGCGCACGGGCTCGAGCTGTTCATGCAGGCCTACGACGAGCCGCACACGCTGACCACGCTCTATCCCGGTGTGGTCGACACCCTGCGCTGGCTGAACCGGCAGGGTGTGGAAATGGCCCTGATCACCAACAAGCCCGAACGCTTCGTCGGGCCCCTGCTGGACCAGATGAAGCTCGGCCGGTATTTCCGCTGGATCATCGGCGGCGACACCCTGCCCCAGAAGAAACCCGACCCGGCCGCCCTGCTGCGGGTCATGCAGATGGCCGGCGCCCAGCCGGGCGAATCGCTGTTCGTGGGCGACTCGCGCAGCGACGTGTTGGCGGCCAAGGCGGCAGGCGTGCCCTGCGCGGCGCTGAGCTACGGCTACAACCATGGTCGGCCGATCGAAGAGGAATCCCCGGACCTGGTGATCGATGACCTGCGCGCCCTGGTGCCTGGTTGCGTCGTCACCGACAGTGGGATAACGTTGACACCTCTTCACGCCTCCCAGGACAAGGATCCCGACGTGATGGTCAACGGCACACTCTGGATGAAAGTCATCAAGGCACTGGCCCGCTGGCGCTGGCGCGCCTGA
- a CDS encoding polyamine ABC transporter substrate-binding protein, which translates to MAIAVPVNAGAGPTLKQRLKRAERVNRWKAQALIAPLALFLLLVFLVPIAALLFKSVANPEVVAGLPRTVEAVSAWDGKSLPGEDAYRALSQDLAEARKRQTLGDLSKRLNMELAGYRSLLAKTARALPFKQAPASYKEALQTLDERWGDPAYWQAIRRNTSTVTPFYLLASVDHRIDDLGEVAKATPDQAIYLDIFARTLWMGAVITVICLLLAYPLAYLLANLPTRQSNLLMILVLLPFWTSILVRVAAWIVLLQSGGLINSALMAMGIIDAPLELVFNRTGVYISMVHILLPFMILPLYSVMKGISPSYMRAAISLGCHPFASFWRVYFPQTYAGIGAGCLLVFILAIGYYITPALLGSPNDQMVSYFVAFYTNTSINWGMATALGGLLLLATVVLYLIYSWLVGASRLRLS; encoded by the coding sequence ATGGCCATTGCAGTGCCCGTCAACGCAGGCGCCGGTCCAACCCTCAAGCAGCGGCTCAAGCGCGCCGAGCGGGTCAACCGCTGGAAGGCCCAGGCCCTGATCGCGCCGCTGGCGCTGTTCCTGCTGCTGGTGTTCCTGGTCCCCATCGCCGCGCTGCTGTTCAAGAGCGTCGCCAACCCGGAGGTGGTCGCCGGGCTGCCTCGGACCGTCGAAGCGGTCTCGGCCTGGGATGGCAAGAGCCTGCCAGGTGAGGACGCCTACCGGGCACTGAGCCAGGACCTGGCCGAGGCGCGCAAGCGTCAGACGTTGGGCGACCTGTCCAAGCGCCTGAACATGGAGCTGGCCGGCTACCGCAGCCTGCTGGCCAAGACGGCGCGCGCCTTGCCCTTCAAGCAGGCACCCGCGTCGTACAAGGAGGCCTTGCAGACGCTCGACGAGCGTTGGGGCGACCCGGCGTACTGGCAGGCCATCCGGCGCAACACCAGCACGGTGACGCCGTTCTACCTGCTGGCCTCGGTGGACCACCGGATCGATGACCTGGGCGAGGTGGCCAAGGCCACGCCCGATCAGGCCATCTACCTGGACATCTTCGCGCGCACGTTGTGGATGGGCGCGGTGATCACGGTCATCTGCCTGCTGCTGGCCTATCCCCTGGCCTACCTGCTGGCCAACCTGCCCACGCGCCAGAGCAACCTGTTGATGATCCTGGTGCTGCTGCCGTTCTGGACCTCGATCCTGGTGCGCGTGGCGGCCTGGATCGTGCTGCTGCAATCGGGCGGGCTGATCAACAGTGCGCTGATGGCCATGGGCATCATCGATGCGCCCCTGGAGCTGGTGTTCAACCGCACCGGTGTGTACATCTCGATGGTGCACATTCTTCTGCCGTTCATGATCCTGCCGTTGTACAGCGTCATGAAGGGCATCTCGCCCAGCTACATGCGCGCGGCGATCTCCCTGGGCTGCCACCCCTTCGCCAGCTTCTGGCGGGTGTACTTCCCGCAGACCTACGCCGGCATCGGCGCCGGGTGCCTGTTGGTGTTCATCCTTGCCATCGGCTACTACATCACCCCGGCGCTGCTCGGCAGCCCGAACGATCAGATGGTCAGCTACTTCGTCGCGTTCTACACCAACACCAGCATCAACTGGGGCATGGCCACAGCGCTGGGCGGCTTGCTGCTGCTGGCGACCGTGGTGCTGTACCTGATCTATAGCTGGCTGGTAGGCGCCAGCCGCCTGCGCCTGAGCTGA
- a CDS encoding ribulose phosphate epimerase — protein sequence MQPYAIAPSILSADFARLGEEVDKVLAAGADIVHFDVMDNHYVPNLTIGPMVCTALRKYGITAPIDVHLMVSPVDRIIGDFVEAGASYITFHPEATQHIDRSLQLIRDGGCKAGLVFNPATGLDVLKYVMDKVDMVLLMSVNPGFGGQKFIPGTLDKLREARALIDASGRDIRLEIDGGVNVHNIREIAAAGADTFVAGSAIFNAPDYQSVIAQMRAELAQARP from the coding sequence ATGCAGCCCTACGCTATTGCCCCGTCCATTCTTTCCGCCGACTTTGCCCGCCTGGGCGAAGAGGTCGACAAGGTCCTGGCGGCCGGGGCGGACATCGTCCATTTCGACGTGATGGACAACCACTACGTGCCCAACCTGACCATCGGCCCGATGGTCTGCACGGCGCTGCGCAAGTACGGCATCACCGCGCCGATCGACGTGCACCTGATGGTCAGCCCGGTCGATCGCATCATCGGCGACTTCGTCGAGGCCGGTGCCAGCTACATCACCTTCCACCCCGAAGCCACCCAGCACATCGACCGCTCGCTGCAGCTGATCCGCGACGGCGGCTGCAAGGCCGGCCTGGTGTTCAACCCGGCCACCGGCCTGGACGTGCTCAAGTACGTGATGGACAAGGTCGACATGGTGCTGCTGATGAGCGTCAACCCAGGCTTCGGCGGCCAGAAGTTCATCCCCGGCACCCTGGACAAGCTGCGCGAGGCGCGGGCCCTGATCGACGCCAGCGGGCGTGACATCCGCCTGGAGATCGACGGCGGCGTCAACGTCCACAACATCCGCGAGATCGCGGCGGCCGGCGCCGACACCTTCGTCGCCGGTTCGGCGATCTTCAACGCGCCGGACTACCAGAGCGTCATCGCGCAGATGCGCGCCGAACTGGCTCAGGCCCGCCCATGA